In Streptomyces sp. NBC_01439, the following are encoded in one genomic region:
- a CDS encoding endonuclease/exonuclease/phosphatase family protein translates to MLSALLLAAGLGTPAAVAAETKNLQVMSWNMCGSQRSSWHCEGTGTPQQKIDVVRYHVQNNYVHVALLQEVCEDDLTALMAQLGPGWNTSFAAYQWSQGASGKWNSRCGEDYGRADRIGTAIVVKGQMADAQEYPLPQPYVGQQRPFQCATAVYWGVRLCNVHLSPLGSNPDHPTWDYRDDQLAQLKALVNTFPRTVFGGDFNSLSPDDPKNKAALVWPVGLYSTGPGTEGYQECDQEGASRTGRATHSSGGKIDYLFASETRRWCAVADSAFSDHHVVIESLAVPA, encoded by the coding sequence GTGCTGAGCGCACTCCTGCTCGCGGCAGGCCTGGGGACGCCGGCGGCCGTTGCCGCCGAGACGAAGAACCTCCAGGTCATGTCATGGAACATGTGCGGTTCGCAGCGTTCCAGTTGGCACTGCGAGGGCACCGGCACGCCGCAGCAGAAGATCGACGTGGTCAGGTACCACGTCCAGAACAACTACGTGCACGTCGCGCTCCTCCAGGAGGTGTGCGAGGACGACCTCACGGCGCTGATGGCCCAGTTGGGGCCGGGCTGGAACACGAGCTTCGCCGCGTACCAGTGGTCGCAGGGAGCCTCCGGGAAGTGGAACAGCCGCTGCGGTGAGGACTACGGGCGGGCCGACCGCATCGGCACCGCGATCGTGGTCAAGGGCCAGATGGCGGACGCGCAGGAGTACCCGCTGCCGCAGCCGTACGTGGGCCAGCAGCGCCCCTTCCAGTGCGCGACGGCGGTGTACTGGGGCGTCCGGCTCTGCAACGTCCACCTCTCGCCGCTGGGCAGCAACCCGGACCACCCGACCTGGGACTACCGCGACGACCAGCTCGCGCAGCTCAAGGCCCTCGTGAACACCTTCCCCCGGACGGTCTTCGGCGGGGACTTCAACAGCCTGTCCCCGGACGACCCGAAGAACAAGGCCGCCCTGGTGTGGCCTGTCGGCCTCTACTCCACCGGGCCCGGCACCGAGGGCTACCAGGAGTGCGATCAAGAGGGCGCCTCGCGGACCGGCCGGGCGACGCACTCCTCCGGCGGGAAGATCGACTACCTGTTCGCCAGTGAGACCCGGCGCTGGTGCGCGGTGGCCGACTCGGCCTTCTCCGACCACCACGTCGTGATCGAGTCCCTGGCCGTCCCCGCCTGA